TGTCGCTAATGATGGCACCACCAGGCAAAATCTGAATACGAATAAGATCGAAGTAGCCCTAGCCAGAGCGCCCCTTACCCAACCCGTACTCGATGAAAAGCTGGTACTGAGTCACCACCGCAGCTATGAGAATGCGGCAGCCAGTGCCTATCGTTGGCAAGCACAGGGCATCGAAACAGAAATTGTGCAGCCCCGCCGTTGGCAAGTATGGGCTAAGCGTAGCACCTATGACACCAGACTGCTGCGGCATTTGTTGCTATATAACTTGCATGCTCAGGGGCATACGGTGGCCAGCGTTAATGGCAAGATTTTACGCGATCGCCCCATGCTTTCCTGGGTGGTGGGCAACTATCGCTACAACCGCAATACCCTGGACATTAGCACTGGTAAAGGTTTAATTAAAGTAAATAACAAGCTTTTTGCGGGTACTTTGCGCCTGCAACAGAATGTGCACAACAGCTATACCCTGGTTAACCATGTACCCTTGGAAACCTATCTGCGCGGTGTAGTGCCCCACGAAATCGGTTATGGCGCTCCCTATGAAGCGGTCAAAGCCCAGGCAGTGTTGGCACGTACCTATGTGTTAGCGAGTCGGCATCGGTTTGTAGTAGATGGCTATCACCTATGCGCCGATACCCAATGCCAGGTTTATCGTGGTCTAGAGGGAACTAGCAACACTGCTGATAATGCGATCGCGGCTACCAGAGGACAAGTTCTGATCTATGACGGCAGGGTAGTAGATGCGCTTTATTCTTCTACTACTGGTGGTGTCACCGCTGACTATAACGATCTCTGGGATGGGCAAGATCGCCCCTACCTGGAATCGGTGATCGATTCGGTTAATAATGCTGGCAATCTCAGCAAATTTAACCTTTCGCAGGAGCAAGACTTCCGTACCTTCCTGGCGCAGCGAGAGACCGTTTTTAATGAAAAAGGCTGGCATACATTTCGCTGGGAAAAGGAAAGCAACCTGAGCGAAATTAAAACGACCCTGCAAAAGTTCTTGCGTCAGGCTGGCGATACCCAAACCCGATTTAATACGATTAAGGATTTGCAGGTGATCGATCGGGCGGCTTCGGGTCGAGTGCTCAAGGTGGGCGTTCAAACCGACAAGGGCACGATCGTGCTAGAGAAAGATGAAATCATGGATGCGCTATATGCGCCAAATAGCACTTTGTTCTATGTCGATCCGGTGTTTGATCCCAACTTCAAGACCGCTGAGGGTGAAAAGGTAGTCAAAGGCTATAAGTTCACTGGTGGTGGTTTGGGACATGGGGTGGGAATGAGCCAGACTGGTTCCTATCACCTCGGCGATCTGGGCTGGTCCTACGATCGCATCCTCAATTTCTATTACACTAATGTGCAATTGCAACCACTGCGCCCAGAATATCTGGCGGATGTGGATTTAAAGCTGTTGGAGTTTAATCCTACTCAGGGTTTAACCACCTTGAATCCTGATTTAGCTAAGCCAATTCCAGAACTCGCCAACCATGCCCAAGAGCAGCTTAGTTTGCTAGAGCCATCACCAGCTTCAGTTTCTCCGCGCGATTGACTCCTGAATTCTCAATAATT
The sequence above is a segment of the Pseudanabaena sp. PCC 7367 genome. Coding sequences within it:
- a CDS encoding SpoIID/LytB domain-containing protein gives rise to the protein MSFERDRGAMKKRHSFIGQILIGAFCVIGLSGDRLDAAQNNNPILHIGIEQRFGENPQDKLVIEATSGDQLRLNFVANDGTTRQNLNTNKIEVALARAPLTQPVLDEKLVLSHHRSYENAAASAYRWQAQGIETEIVQPRRWQVWAKRSTYDTRLLRHLLLYNLHAQGHTVASVNGKILRDRPMLSWVVGNYRYNRNTLDISTGKGLIKVNNKLFAGTLRLQQNVHNSYTLVNHVPLETYLRGVVPHEIGYGAPYEAVKAQAVLARTYVLASRHRFVVDGYHLCADTQCQVYRGLEGTSNTADNAIAATRGQVLIYDGRVVDALYSSTTGGVTADYNDLWDGQDRPYLESVIDSVNNAGNLSKFNLSQEQDFRTFLAQRETVFNEKGWHTFRWEKESNLSEIKTTLQKFLRQAGDTQTRFNTIKDLQVIDRAASGRVLKVGVQTDKGTIVLEKDEIMDALYAPNSTLFYVDPVFDPNFKTAEGEKVVKGYKFTGGGLGHGVGMSQTGSYHLGDLGWSYDRILNFYYTNVQLQPLRPEYLADVDLKLLEFNPTQGLTTLNPDLAKPIPELANHAQEQLSLLEPSPASVSPRD